From the genome of Nocardia sp. NBC_01503, one region includes:
- a CDS encoding GNAT family N-acetyltransferase: protein MTIGQQHLPAGIRFERFDAATARDHRADVEEIFRRAYVEEIASGRAFASPEAFMTRFDAYVSPSRASGFEMVMALWDDQLAGQAWGWPLGEGTAWWGGLELDADDNVSEFTAEDGTRTFALSEIMVCHEFTGKGLARALHDALLQGRHERRATLLVRPGNTRAYQTYLRWGWERVGTLRPSWPDAPQFDVLIKILRTE, encoded by the coding sequence ATGACCATTGGGCAGCAGCATCTTCCGGCCGGAATCCGGTTCGAGCGCTTCGACGCAGCCACTGCGCGCGACCACCGCGCCGACGTGGAGGAGATATTCCGTCGCGCGTACGTGGAGGAGATTGCCTCCGGTCGTGCGTTCGCCTCACCTGAGGCATTCATGACCCGATTCGATGCCTACGTTTCCCCCTCGCGGGCAAGCGGTTTCGAGATGGTGATGGCGCTGTGGGACGACCAGCTGGCCGGGCAGGCGTGGGGCTGGCCGTTAGGGGAAGGGACCGCGTGGTGGGGTGGGCTCGAACTCGACGCTGATGACAATGTCAGCGAGTTCACCGCAGAGGACGGAACCCGAACCTTCGCGCTCTCGGAAATCATGGTGTGTCACGAATTCACCGGCAAGGGCTTGGCCCGCGCGCTGCATGATGCCCTGCTGCAGGGACGACATGAACGACGCGCGACGCTGCTGGTCCGCCCGGGCAACACCCGCGCGTATCAGACCTATCTGCGGTGGGGCTGGGAGCGTGTCGGAACACTGCGCCCAAGCTGGCCGGACGCACCTCAGTTCGATGTGCTGATCAAGATCCTGCGCACCGAGTAG